CAATGCTTCCATTCCTGAAGTTCAAGATCTCTAAATTCTGGAAATTGCTGAGGTTGGACTGCAGATATGGTACGAGCTAGAGGGGAAAAAAGTAAAGCATATTCCAATAAGCAGGAATCCAGAACCTCACATGCCTAGTTACCTTAATGGAAGTCAAGAAGGTGACTGAAGATTCTAATTCCATTCCAATTATCTCATTAGTTAGTGTTCATAAAGACAGCTGCTAATGGAGTTAACGGATAGTATGCAAAGCTCCTAACAAACAAAGGTTCTTCAACAACAAACATCAACAAATATAAACTGACGGTGTCCTCGGTGAAACTTTAGAATATGCTGTATTGAATATGGAAttgtttaccccaaaatgaaaattttatcatCATTGAAGATTTTCATGGAACACAAATATTCCACCAGTCACCAATGACTactattgtatgaaaaaaaagttcAACTAATGTGATAAGTTCCAAACATTCTGTATATTATCCCTTTGGGTTCCTAAAGCTCAATTAGTGCCTAAGAACATGTTTAAAAATAGTTGTGATTAATAACTTATGGCCTTCTTAATGATGTGTTGCTTTCCATAAAGTAGAACACAGTAAGAATGCATGTGACAAATATATCTTACCAGCTCCATAAATCGCTGCTCAAGAGCCTTGTATTCAGTTGAGCTCTTGTTGAACAGATCTTCAGAAAACATCATGTTGGTGACCCTGAGGCTGAAAAACACTATTAATGCCCTTCCAGGACTGGCTGGCAAGGCAATACTTGCCAAGTCAGCCCCACGAGCAAATCCGCTACCGTTGTCTTCATCATGGTTTGGCCCATCAAATGGGAATATATCAAATGATACATCAAACTCTGTTATGCTGGGATTTACTGGAACAGGAACTTTCAAAGTGGTACTGTCAGAGTTCACTGGTTTGCTTGGTAGGATGAGGCCTGTGATGTCAGGGCTTGATCCTACTGTGTGCTCTTGTACAGAGTCATCTGAAATTATCTGATTGGTAGATTTGAATGTTGGCTGATAAAATGATGGTACAGTAGTGGAACTAAGGGACTCTGAATGATCTGAAACATCTGGAATGACAGGCATTGTGGATGACTGAAATATTATAGTTGAGACTCCATCTTCAGCATTCTCTGATAAAACAGGCTCCTTTGCAACAGTTGCTATATCAGTGTGTATCACATCAGTTGGAGTCTCTGCTGTCGTCGAATGAGTAGATGATTGGGCAGGTAGAGGTTCTGTGGTTGATTCTGGCAATGGTTCATCTTCTATTGATGAATGTGATATCCGAGTGAACGGAGAGTCCTTCTCGGGAAACAGGGAAGTTGAATGATTTAAACTCGGTTCCTCAGTAGCTATTGTTGGGTCTGTTGTTGCGACCAATATCTCATCCCCAGCTAAATCCTCTTCTGAAAGTTCAGTTACTTGGCTTTCTGTGGGTATAAGCTTGATGCCTTCCATTTCCTCATCTAGAATATTAACTTCTTCATCTGACCCTTCTGCCTCTGACAATAAGAGTGCAGGTAACTCTGTGATAACTTGGGTTACAGAATGCTCAACAGCTTCTGAATAAGTGGTAGGACCTTCCAAAGAAACTGTATCAATTTCTAGGGTTACAGGTAATTGGGTGGTTGAAGGCATCTCATTTGACTTTGTTGTGGAGTCCTGTGTTCCCTGACTCTGCTTGTTTTCTGATGAAGTAGTTTGGTCATCCATGTCCACTGCTGTGCTTGGTGGGATCACAGTGGGTGTAACAAGTCGTTCTGTATAGTCCTTATCAACAGATGAACTGATTGTATCAGGACGTTTTGATGCATCCACATCTTGGGTTTCTGCTGAATTATAGACATGAAGTAAGGGTTGACTGGTCACATGTGTAACCATAGTGGTAGATTCATCTGGAAAATAGTCATCATATTGTTCAGGAGCTACTTGGGTCTGCATAGAAAGCTCCACAGTCAATGTCTCCATAGTCCAAAACACTGGAGCTTGGTCAGTTGTTGTGTAGTGAGGATTAGTACTTATGTCTTGTGTCACAAGAACCCTGTCCAAGAATGGCTCCTCGGGTGTCAGATCTTGGTGGGGATGCTCAAGCTGTTCCACTATAGATTCCTGATCATCCTGAGGTTGGTGTACCTCACTTTCCTTCAAGATTTCTTCTGGTGTTCCTGACTCCCAAGGCCAAAAGTCAGGACCTATATGGTCTCCAGAGAAACCTGAGCCTGAACCCGGGTCTATCAAGTCACTCTGAGTAGTCAACTCTACATCAGGAGGGTCCACTGGAGAAACTGAGGTCTCTTCCAACTTGTGAAGTGATTCCGTAGGTAAGGCAACTACAGATATCGTGCCTGTGATAGGACTGACTGTAGTTGCAGTCTGTAAGAATCCCTCCTCTTCAATAATACCATCATCTGAAACAAGAACACATGATTTTAGAACCATATTACTGCCTTTAGGTGGGAAATAATTCAGGAGAGATTACAGTAGACTCACTATCTATAGCAGGAGCAGGTGCACTGCTTGATGTCTCAACTTTAGAGGTAAGGTCAATGTCAAAGTTCTTCAAAGATACATCTGTGTGAGACAGAGTGGGACTTTCCTCAAAGATTATTACATCATTTGTGTCCTCACTCTGTCCTTCCATCCATGGATCTGTCATGGGAATGTGGTCGAGGAAGTCATGATTTGTAATGAAGATGTCATTGTTGGATAATTCCTGCCTGGTAACGTCTGGTGGTTTCTCAGAAGCAAGAACATTATCCTACGACAAATATATTTAAGGTAAGTCTACATAAATGTTGCTGACAAAAAAAATGAACCAAAAGACATTGTAACTCCCCACACTAAGGACTATGTCCACTGAATGCCCTAATGTTTCAGCTGTTAAAATTATGTCTGTTTGACCATCAAACAAAGTAACTTTTTCCAGAGAAATGTCAGTGGAAATATTGCATAGACATTCTGGTCCTAGATGGGGTATTGACTAATGCATATTTGACGAGAAGACAGTTTTTAGCTATTCAATACAccagatatttacatttaaccTTTCATTTAGATTTGGAATATGTCGTGTTGTATATATAACAactgtatgtatatacatttatgagTTATTcacaccattttatttttatgcaagtaTTATAGTGAGGTGCTACTGAAACTAGATCAACGTCAGTTGCACACActggcctcattcatgaaacacgagcagcaCGACTTTCtgtgtaaatcatttgtaaaactaTTCTTACGtaaactgtcacttttaatcaagtGTGACAATTTACATAAGAATAGTTTAACAAACACTTTACACAGAAATTAGCTATGCTCGTTTTTCTTGAACTCGGTCCACTGACCATTTAATATAGAACAAACGGATAGACCAATTTCCCATAGAACTAGTTTTATGCACTCTTATCGTTATAATCTGCATCAACAGCTAGctgatcacacaaacaaacatccatCTTAAACAGGGCAGATCAGATAAAGCTTCTCACATCAACTTCAAGTAACTAACGTGTATTTGGAGGCAAGCATACTATTACCTTAGTGAGAACACATGTTTCCAGATACAGACATGGACATAGTGCAAAACAAGACAGTAAATCTACTTAATTAGGGTATTGAGAAAAGTGCCAGTTTTGTCAAATGTAAAAGGAAAAACTGAGAGTAAATTCTTAGATTAATTATATGTTTGGTATCCAATGTGACTTTCTAATTAAACTACAGACTGTGAAGAAAGCTGCCTGACCTCTGGAATAAATATGTGTCATACTGAGATTAAAAACAGATTCTTTTCAATATTTCATAGTGCCTGAGCAAAACAATTTTCATAAAACAGTATGCTTACTTGTGTCTAGAGAATACTTGAGCTGGAAAATTGACTTGAATAGTTTTACAGACCTACCGTATTATCCCAAAGCTATGCTATAATCTTTTTTAATGGCATGCCATTAAAACCAATTTTACGCGCAAGGTAATCTTTCTTATCATGTAACAACATAAAACTACATGTGACTGCCATTACTGTGActagtttttcatttaaaagcttTGGAAGGATTCACGTTCACACTTTAATTGATTGCACTGCAATCAGGTGAAAAACACCTAAATCCCTAACTGCAGATCTGTCCAAGTCGTGGTTACCCGTTTACTGGGAAGTCATACCAATGACCAttaactcaccatcatgtcacTGGAGTCAAGTGGTCTGCTGGTTGGTTTGGAAGGCAGTAATGTCTCCACTATGAAGCCAAAACAAAGACAAATCATATCAAATTATACTTAAAACTGCTCAAGCACAGTTCATTCATACCCATGCTGGCATTTCTTCAAGAGAGACTGGCTCTGAGGGCTGCAAGATTAGTCTGCCAAAACCAAAGATAAGAACCCTGAAGCCTCCATTCTTCTGTTAAAACTGTATACTGCCAAGCAGTGTAAGAGGATATACCAACATTGTCAGCACACTGCATTTTGGGTTCTTTCAGCTACAATTTACAATATACCACTGTGACAGAATACAAACTTGAACCCGAATGTCTCTATGAAACTTCCATAAGAAGCACTCGGCTCAACACCCTGATGTCTTGGGTTCCCTATAATGGAGTCGCAATGTGTCTCTACCTCACAATGTCCTACCATTTTCCAGTTGTAAAGAATCAGGGTCCACTTCCAGAGTGGTGTTTCTGATGAAATTCTCCCTGTGGAGGGCTTCACTGATGTAGTTTCGGAAGTCAGTGATGGTGTAGACAACAGTAGGTAGCTCATCGGGATCTGGGAAGGAGTTCTCAACCATGTTGGAATGTAGGTTTATGTAATCCATGGTCTCATTACTTATGCCCACGCCATCGCCCTCAAGGACCACAGCATAGTGCACCACCACTGCCAGGCCACTGAggaatgcaaagaaaacaatgactctttgcagtaaaaataaataaataaataaataataaggctattaataattaattgcttCATCAAAGGCCTTACTGGCTGTATAAACTGGCCTCAAGAGTGGAGTTTCACCTTCAGTACTGCAGGAGTTTGTCATGTTGGAGCCTGCCATCTATTTTGTCAGTTTATCATATTTGATCATAGTGTTTGATCAactttgtttacataattcaaATGCCCAgttgtacattaaaataaattctgagTAGTAAAGCTTTCCATAAATGGCCTAAGGTGGCTTGGTGGTTTTAGATAGATTAAGGTGTAGTTGTTCTTCTAGCACAACCACGCTTGTCTGGTTGGCCTCCTGGTTAAGCTGGTTTAACTCATCAGCCACCTGGTCTCCATGTCTAACCAGCAGTAATGTGCTGGTTACCTCTAAATTTCTCTAAAATCACCAAAACAGCTTAATCAGCATGAATAGGCTAAAAGACAATGATTTaacctgatttttatttttatttcagcaacaAATTTTTCTaagatggttaaaaaaataagaataatcctaGTGCGTTCATGAACAGATCAATTGTGTCTCCTATGACAGACAAAATATACAAGTGGATTCAATCCTTTGGTACACCAGAAATGCTAATGAACTGACTTTTGCTGGAAAATTACTCTGcattcttgcattattgacaaactattttcctgtttaacacgttaagttgctttgacacaaccaATACTGTATAAAGCgctacaaataaaggtgacttgactatatGGCTTTAAGGGAGAACATGGCTATTCACAGGTGGTATAAGGGGTCGTACAATATGCAGTTATCCATTGTGTGGCCTTGGGAAACATTGCCacaatgacatttgagagcaAAGAACATTTAGCATTTAATCCCATTATGATTAACAACTGGGCATGCGTTTAGCACTTATCCCACTTAAGGTGGCGACTGGCCAGACAAAATAGCCcactgacacgcacacacacacatatgccacACCAAGACAAGTGTGACAACCCTATCAATCAATTGATTTCACAAGGTTAATGAAGCAGCAAGCACATAACCTTACCAAGAAAACGTTGTGAAATCAATTTCAGAGCAATGCTCTTTAAAACACTACATATGGTAGTGAAAATTCAGGCACATGAATTTCTCATTAGATGTTTGGAGAAGATATGGGTTACGCAGCTGTGTGATATGGCAGGGTGGTGAGATGGATTTATCAGGCCTGGGTGAAGCATTGCAGAAATATTAGTAGTGATAGCCCAAATGACATTAATGTCTGTTTTCTTCATTTTGAGATGTGATTAACTGTGACTTTTAATGGCAATGCATTTAGACCCAAAATTTGGGCTAAATAAAAGTTAGGATACTTACCCTTCAATGTCCTTCTGTGGCCTGAgatattttataaagaaaaaaaaaattatgatattaacaaaacatcacacacagatatatatatatgtgtgtttgctaTTGCTTGCATGAATAATCATTTGTGCTGGGCAACAATGACATTTTCTAAACGCGACTAATCGTAATAAATCTCATTatgcacaaaattaaataatgaattcgAAAGTAGTTTATTGCACACTTGTACTACTATATGAACACAAGTGCGGtgacatttggtttgcaaacactttaaagggacactgagtaggaattactcccatctagtggtgaaattgtattttgcattcaaactaattttgctctccagcgcctcactttttcaaatgcgcattgcatctacggtaggcgatatgtaccaaaaagctttgacaggatgtattctaatagcactttgtcgagttttccttcaggtgaacaggtgtgttatttcaaacaaactgcaacatgacaactaacaaacgaatgttacagtatgaattactgactgtggaaaacatgaaatattgtaattagtagttatgtctaatttattcgttatattttctgaattatatgcattgttagatataaaaaaaaatattataatatagactgtaacactgacttacctgtcgagaagaaaactggccacttcagcgtctcttttgaaatctttatcaagcattagctctttccacctagaaaaagcttccccgacattaactcttgttttctgtaatctacggtcacgtttccttttacgttctatttttgactgttttggcgacaatgttttcttctcctgtggcgcggcatatatatggtccataataagaatgcaatccagacttttaaacttgccggtgcagtttcaagcgcctctcactgctctgcagctgcgtttctggctctgaccgaaaacgcgctgtggaaacgcattggcttagtactttttgtccctctctgctattatagttttgcaagatggcggaactacatggaagcctccgtcaacctacccgtcccatgtatataaagataataaattcttcatttacgaggattagtttaaacattggcataggtatttgtacaccattgagggcatatttatgaataaaaatactgattttagataataaaatacctaaaaagttacttattgtccctttaaacaaataaggtggttttttttttttttttttttttttttttttatttacagcagtattccttttagATAGTAAcagcaaaaatatttattgtaaatttcaacTTAAACATTATTGTAGTAAAACTAAATATGAAACCAAAGCTATTTGCCACTGTCAggtcattaatgtttttatagaaaatgttttatagttttttatagaAAAACAATTTATGCTCAGAGTTCAGAGCCTcgaaaaaattacattataacaGGCTCTTTCCGAGTAGAGACCTGCACTATCACGGGACCCAGTGCAACGTGCGCCATGGAACAAGACTTGATGTGGGTGTGGATGGGAGcatgtactcacactaggcaatcttaaccgtGCCTGAACACGAATTGGAGCAAGAATTGGTCTGCTAGAACCCCTGGTCTGGTCCACTAGAACAAGCAACATGCCcgtggacactgcagactagcGATCTGCATGTGTACTGCACGTCGACATGGCCAacaacgcagaagtataaatgaaaactgttgCATATCCTACAGCATAAAGGTTGCGGCATAGGtccgacgcagaagtataaatcagccttatgtgtattcagagccagtgagcaacagactttaataataataataaattgcattaatgctcaataaaaataattattagcattaattaattaatgcattaacacaATAATAACGGATTAATTTGCCCAGcccaaataatattaaaaatttatataaaaagcaTACCTGAATTCAAGGACAAGTATTTTCTTAAAACCTGGGAGCCGTTTAAAAACGTCTTCAatcttcaaaaaagaaaagagatgcAATAAAtgttcagtactgtatatatatttcctGATGGGCATGACATTATGGattctaattatttaattatttaattcgccaaatacataaatgtatagatGCTACTTACCTTATCGATGAACAGTTCTGATAGATACTGATAGTAGTAACTTGATGGATCTCTCAGAGCATCATCATAGCTTTCACCTCTTATCTTAATACTCAACTCCACAATATGATCACCGACAGGACGTGCTGGTCGGACTATAATGTCATCAACTTCATTTCCAATCTatatacaaaaagaaaataataagaagaagaagaaataggAAACGTTTAAGAGGAACCAACAATTTatgagttaaaaaatatattcacaaatgtatttttaaagttaaataattGTCTATAATAAATTTTATGTGCTCACCTTGCTGCTTTCATCTAAAATATCATTAGAAATGTCCTGTGGCAAGTTTTGTAATGTGGTAGAGTAAGTCTTTTGTATAGTGGTTGTCAAGTCATTTAGTACAACTGTGATATCCTCCACTTTCAAGATAGGTGTTGGGATATCGTCCTCTGAAGGTTCTGGATGGACCACGTGTATCTCAGGCGTTTCAGGTAATTTCTCAGGTACCTTTGAAAGTTCAGATATTGACAAAGGTGTCTGAGATGTGACTTCATATGTCTCTGAGATGGCTCCACTTGTCTTCAGTATAACTTTGGGCGCTTGAGATATGACATGAGTTGTCTCTGTTATGACATCAGCTTCTGTAATGACTTTAGGTGTCTCTGTTGCAACTTCAGGAGTCTCAGGTAAGGAGTCTCTGGTCTCATGTCCATCTGTGACTTCATGTGTGATTTCCactgcaattgtatgtgtgtccTTTGGAATTTTGGGTGGCTCTGTAACTTCAAGTATGTCCTTCTTTATGGCAGTTGTCAACATGTCTTTTTCCATCCCATTAATAGTAAGATCTGGCATTGTGCCTTCAAAAACTTCCAAAAGTGTTTCCTCATCCCCTTCATCCATTTTAGTTGTATCTTCTAGCTTGTCTTCCATGCCTTTAGTTACAAACTCTAGAATGTCAGTTTCAGAGGTACCAATGTTAAAAGAAGTATCAAGCGTGGTCTCTGGTGTGATTCCAGTTGTGGTCTGACTTGTGGTCTTAGTAGTTTCTGTTCTCCAAGTAGAACTTTCTTCAGAACTTGCCACAGATGATTCTTCTAAGATGAAAGCTTCAGTTACATCACTTAATTCAGCGGTAGCTTCACTTGTTCCTCCAACAAAATCTTCAAGCGTGTTTTCAAGAACTGTTACTTTGTCCGTGCCAATGTCTTCAAATTCAACCCCAGCAACTTGTGTTGCCTCTGTTGTCATCTCACCAGGTTTCACAGTGATAGTTAAGTCCTCATCAACATGCATGTCTTTCTCAGTGAACACAGATTCAGTACCTCCTGCAGTTTCCTGTGTAAATCTAGATGTCTCTCCAGCTGTGACCTCAGCAACTTCTGGGGACTCAGTTATAATGCCCTCTTCCTTACCTGAATGATTCTCTTCAAACTCAGTTGAGACATTGATAGGCTCATGTGATTCCTTAAACACTTCATGAGTACTTTCTGTCATGGTACCTGGTTGTTCTTCATGTGTTATCAGCTCTGGTGTAGGTTTAGTGTAGGGtgtctcttcctcctcatctttgCCATGTAATGTAACAATTTCAATGTCTTTGGATCCATCCTCCGTTGATACAGCATCAAGTGAGGTATTTACAGGAGTAGTGGGTGACAGGATTTCTGGCACTGTGGTCATATATGTGATTTCGACAACATCCTTATCTGTCTGAGCTTTTGGCAACCCTTCTGTGGGGGGATTAGGCAAAACCTCTTTGAGTTTTGTAGGAGTTGTCTGCACTGGTTCCTCAGGTAAGACATTCTGAACAGGAGATATTTCTGTAGGAGAATCTACCGGATGTCTGTCAGGAGACATAATTCTATCTTCTGAGACGTCTACATCTACATGCTGAATGGTAACAAGTGCTGAATTAACTGGACTTTCAGTAACACCCCAACCAACATCATCctcaataattgaaataaaattttcagtAGATTCTCTGGTGTCTACCTCTGAAGCATCAGTACCTATTCCTGGCAAGTCCTTAAGGATTGTGGGAAGATCTGTCTCGTACTTTCTTGAGGTGGAAAATACTGGAGTTCTACCAGTGGGCATCAATGTAGTCTCTGACACAACATCAGTTTCTGCATATTGAATTGTAGCATCTACTGATCTAACAGGATCTTTAGTAGCACCATGCCCCATGTCCAATTTAGTTAAAGAAATAGTATTTTCAGTGGATTCACTAGTTATTTCTGTAGGAGTGATGGTACTTGTCCCTAGCGAGTCCTTAAAAGATGTGGGAATATCATAGTCATATTTTCCTGAAGAAGAATAATCTGGATTTCTATCGGTGGTCAACGGTGTAGACTCTGAGACAATGTCAAACTCTTCATGTGGAATGGTGACATCTGCCATTTTAACAGGACCCTCAGAAACCTCTTGTTTCACAGGGGCGTCATTTGTGAGCTCAGTAGAAGAAATAGCGATGATCCCTATCGAGTCTTCAAAGGATGTGGGAATAACATACTCATATTTTCCTGAAGTAGAATCTTCTGGAGTTCTATCAGTGTTTATAAATGTAGACTCAGAGGCAGTGTCAACCTTTTCATGTTGAATTGTAACGCCTGTTGTCTTAACCGGATCCTGAGTAGCATCCTGTCCTATCTCCAGTTCTGATTCTGAATGAAGCTCTTCAGTGAATTCACTGATGATTACCATAGGAGTATTAGTGCTTAGTGGAGGTGTAGCCTCTTTTTCTGAAGTATAATCTTCTAGAGTTCTATCAGTGGTCAATAATGTAGACTCTGAGACAACATCAGCCTCATTACTGGCGACTACTGTTGGAGAAGTTCTTATTCCTAGCAAGTCCTCGAAGGTCGTGGGATTCTCAAAATCATACGTTCTTGAAGTAGACTTCTCGTGAGTTCTCTCAGTTGTCATTAATTTAGACTCTAACACTATTTCAGCATCTTCTTGTTGAATggtaaaatttaatattttgatggGACTGTCAGTATCATCCAGTTTTACCTCCAGTTCTGCTTCTGAAGTAGGTTTCACAGTGGCCACCCTTGTAAGTTCTTTAGGTGAACTAGTGCTTATCCCTGTCAAGTCCTCAAAGGCCGTGATGAGATCAGACTCAGGAGTGATTCCAGTTGTCATCTGAACCTCTGGACCCATAGTGGTGATTAAGAGTTGGTCTGTAGTTGACTGCGGTGCAATGTCATGTGAATCTATTACTGCCTTAGGAGCCAAAATACCGCCTGGGtgaggagagagacagaaagagagtgagGAAGAGGCAGAAAAGGTAAATGTATGTCATAAGAAGAGGTTTGAATGAATTGTGAGTTTCATATTGATAATTGCATCCATTATTTGCATGCTCTCATTTGTTTTCAGGATATCTGGGTCAAACATGTAGCCTATCATTGAGGCTAAGTCCATGCATAAATAAGTAGTTACACTTGACTAAGGATCCTGACACCTCTACTGCATTACAAGCCTCTGAATACCTAAAAATTTGTCAATTCTGATAGCAGTGTATATCCTGAACCATAGAGCACTAGgtttctgttgaaatgactgCAGGGTCTCATACAGACATTAACAATACAGATTAATCAGAGACTAACTTATATAAACATACTGCAAAATTCAGTCAATAGAAATAATACTTTCTAGACTTTAGCTACTTATTTTGAAGAATTCATAAACACGGAGTGGAAACACAGATTCATTGTTACGAAGCATATTTTTTCAAACAATGTAGTAAACTAGACTGACCTTGTTGGGTTGTGGCCACGTTTGCTTGTGTTGGCGTAGTATTCATTGTCTGATGTCTGCGAAAGAAACAACAATTACGAATGTTTTTTTAAGGCCAGGAAAATACCCAAAATATTAACGTATTTTCTTAAAGTTTAGTTCCCCCCTTCAGGATATGAATTGAATCATAATCAGTGCTATGTCTCTAAAGCTAGTGGAAAGTAAACTAGCTTGAGCAGGGACTAAAGGTATGACTGAAATATTTGCAGTCTGAAGCCAGAGTTCTGTATCcagcttttattattaataggTGGTTTTGTCTGCAAAGCACCAGTGTGTGCTCTGAATTAGCTACCTTGGCTGCCTTGCTAAAGAAAGAATTGgtgttttcaattatttatatagTGTTAGAATTATGTTACATATGTTACAATCTGAGCTCCACACTGTACATTTGCAGATTCATTTATATTTAGGCTGCAGGGCTGTACTACTGTATGCTAATTATGTTATTCCATGCCTATAAGTAGCTTGGGAGCTTGAAGTCCTACCTGCATTCAGGTTGCCATGGGCTGGTGGCCGCACTATCATAAGACAAATATAGGAATGACGTGATTACACTGTTACTTTAGAAACAgtgaaatgtaatgtgggttccTGTATTTTTCTATATAGcacataattaaatgaaatatggatttaaGATAAATGTGCTGACTCGAGTTTGGGAGCGAAATGTGATGCAATGTAATACAGTGTAAAAGCGTAAAAGGTATTTGCTGCAATATTATCATATTCCTATCATACTGCATGTCATAAAGTGCTTTACAGAAAACAATGCGTTTATGATGGTAATGTTTGTAAGCAGTTCTCACCTTGATGATGTCACCGAAGCCACTCCTACCCTCTGCAAAATAgcataaagtatttttttctctctctcttttaatttAAGAGCTATTTGTTAAGTATCATGACATAAACAAGTATACTTACACTTGAAATCAGAGTAAGGTGCTCGGCTGACTGGCTAAAGCTCCGGCCAATATCAAACACGCTAACACTACTGTTTTGACATTTCCTCATCCAGATCTGATACTCTTCTTTCTCAGGTAAGCGATCCCAGAAGATTTTGAAAGCCTCCCAAACTGTTTCCTGGCAcactaagacacacacacaaatgcaaacagATCTACAGATACCAATAAGCATTCCAACccatatgcaaacacacacaacctCGTAAATGtaggggggggggtgggggggacaGGAACAGTAACAGCCAAAACATTGAGGAAAATTGACCTATTTTTGACAATTCTCAATATCTTTACAATATATTTTGACAAATTATCAATACAATTGTGTATAAAACAGTCTTTTATTTAGTGCATCACTGCATTAGCTTTAGCGACATGCTAACACATGTTGCAATTTGAACTACATGCACTTTGTAGAGTTGCTGTCTATGAGTGCACTCTAGATCAGCCACTTATTAGGTTTATTTGCAATTATGATGATGATGCCAGTGTAGACAGCAGACAGTAATGCAGCTTGCTAGGTTTTGGAAAAGAAC
This DNA window, taken from Carassius auratus strain Wakin chromosome 47, ASM336829v1, whole genome shotgun sequence, encodes the following:
- the LOC113065033 gene encoding interphotoreceptor matrix proteoglycan 2-like, which codes for MRKCQNSSVSVFDIGRSFSQSAEHLTLISSRVGVASVTSSSAATSPWQPECRHQTMNTTPTQANVATTQQGGILAPKAVIDSHDIAPQSTTDQLLITTMGPEVQMTTGITPESDLITAFEDLTGISTSSPKELTRVATVKPTSEAELEVKLDDTDSPIKILNFTIQQEDAEIVLESKLMTTERTHEKSTSRTYDFENPTTFEDLLGIRTSPTVVASNEADVVSESTLLTTDRTLEDYTSEKEATPPLSTNTPMVIISEFTEELHSESELEIGQDATQDPVKTTGVTIQHEKVDTASESTFINTDRTPEDSTSGKYEYVIPTSFEDSIGIIAISSTELTNDAPVKQEVSEGPVKMADVTIPHEEFDIVSESTPLTTDRNPDYSSSGKYDYDIPTSFKDSLGTSTITPTEITSESTENTISLTKLDMGHGATKDPVRSVDATIQYAETDVVSETTLMPTGRTPVFSTSRKYETDLPTILKDLPGIGTDASEVDTRESTENFISIIEDDVGWGVTESPVNSALVTIQHVDVDVSEDRIMSPDRHPVDSPTEISPVQNVLPEEPVQTTPTKLKEVLPNPPTEGLPKAQTDKDVVEITYMTTVPEILSPTTPVNTSLDAVSTEDGSKDIEIVTLHGKDEEEETPYTKPTPELITHEEQPGTMTESTHEVFKESHEPINVSTEFEENHSGKEEGIITESPEVAEVTAGETSRFTQETAGGTESVFTEKDMHVDEDLTITVKPGEMTTEATQVAGVEFEDIGTDKVTVLENTLEDFVGGTSEATAELSDVTEAFILEESSVASSEESSTWRTETTKTTSQTTTGITPETTLDTSFNIGTSETDILEFVTKGMEDKLEDTTKMDEGDEETLLEVFEGTMPDLTINGMEKDMLTTAIKKDILEVTEPPKIPKDTHTIAVEITHEVTDGHETRDSLPETPEVATETPKVITEADVITETTHVISQAPKVILKTSGAISETYEVTSQTPLSISELSKVPEKLPETPEIHVVHPEPSEDDIPTPILKVEDITVVLNDLTTTIQKTYSTTLQNLPQDISNDILDESSKIGNEVDDIIVRPARPVGDHIVELSIKIRGESYDDALRDPSSYYYQYLSELFIDKIEDVFKRLPGFKKILVLEFRPQKDIEGGLAVVVHYAVVLEGDGVGISNETMDYINLHSNMVENSFPDPDELPTVVYTITDFRNYISEALHRENFIRNTTLEVDPDSLQLENVETLLPSKPTSRPLDSSDMMDNVLASEKPPDVTRQELSNNDIFITNHDFLDHIPMTDPWMEGQSEDTNDVIIFEESPTLSHTDVSLKNFDIDLTSKVETSSSAPAPAIDNDGIIEEEGFLQTATTVSPITGTISVVALPTESLHKLEETSVSPVDPPDVELTTQSDLIDPGSGSGFSGDHIGPDFWPWESGTPEEILKESEVHQPQDDQESIVEQLEHPHQDLTPEEPFLDRVLVTQDISTNPHYTTTDQAPVFWTMETLTVELSMQTQVAPEQYDDYFPDESTTMVTHVTSQPLLHVYNSAETQDVDASKRPDTISSSVDKDYTERLVTPTVIPPSTAVDMDDQTTSSENKQSQGTQDSTTKSNEMPSTTQLPVTLEIDTVSLEGPTTYSEAVEHSVTQVITELPALLLSEAEGSDEEVNILDEEMEGIKLIPTESQVTELSEEDLAGDEILVATTDPTIATEEPSLNHSTSLFPEKDSPFTRISHSSIEDEPLPESTTEPLPAQSSTHSTTAETPTDVIHTDIATVAKEPVLSENAEDGVSTIIFQSSTMPVIPDVSDHSESLSSTTVPSFYQPTFKSTNQIISDDSVQEHTVGSSPDITGLILPSKPVNSDSTTLKVPVPVNPSITEFDVSFDIFPFDGPNHDEDNGSGFARGADLASIALPASPGRALIVFFSLRVTNMMFSEDLFNKSSTEYKALEQRFMELLVPYLQSNLSNFQNLEILNFRNGSIVVNSRMKFGKPVPHGVTTAVYLILEDFCNTAYQTMNLAIDKYSLDVESGDQADPCKFQACNEFSQCLVNRWTGEAECVCNAGYFSVDGLPCQSICDIQEDFCQNDGKCDVIPGKGAICRCRVGENWWYRGEHCEEYVSEPLVVGIAIASVAGFLLVASGMIFFLARTLRDQYDTDDSEDPLRYSENMPSLERATKYNPMFESEATTGYNKYYRRYPDAPAYSTASAEASTDFSSEEIRHIYENSELTKEEIQDRIRIIELYAKDRQFANFVRQHQVALDNRQESSSN